The Nocardioides pantholopis genome window below encodes:
- a CDS encoding penicillin-binding transpeptidase domain-containing protein has protein sequence MRRSRSHARAVRLLAAGLGLGVAGGLLLGCTGESGADGPPAPDDAAAALASGLARGELSGVTPASAQAGYDAVVERLGDAEPRVDVVDVQTSGDDRATAVLGWTWPFGPDGWSYETEAPLRLVDEEWETAWSPALVEPSLTDGELLATTTVDPPRGQILGARGLALVTDRPVLRLGVDRGAVSAPAAVGAARTLAGLVGIEVAPYVKQVRAAGPKAFVEAITYRRDDVPAAVARRYPTVPGVLAIPDERPLAPTREFAAPILGTVGPVTAEMVAEDPAAHQPGDQAGLSGLQARYDEQLRGTPGVVVNAISDDPAGGDDERELFRSEPVPGEDLRLTLDADLQVEAESLLADIGPASALVALQPSTGNLLAAANGPGAGGYNIATFGQFAPGSTFKAVSSLALLRAGLTPDSTVPCTATLTVDGKRFKNYSDYPAGALGRVPLRTAVANSCNTAFISQRDQLGETDLADAAASLGLGRDHDLGFPAYFGSVEPPASQTEAAANLIGQGRILASPMAMAAVVGTVQHGAPVVPRMIEGVEVAPPGDVEPLTAAQTRALQGMLRAVVTEGSGRALADLPGPPVIAKTGTAEYGTGARLGTHAWMVAAQGDLAVAVFVEEGQSGSTTAGPVLEAFLRAAG, from the coding sequence ATGCGTCGATCCCGATCCCACGCCCGTGCTGTCCGCCTGCTCGCGGCGGGCCTGGGCCTCGGCGTCGCCGGCGGGCTGCTCCTCGGCTGCACCGGCGAGTCCGGGGCCGACGGGCCGCCGGCCCCCGACGACGCCGCCGCCGCGCTGGCGAGCGGGCTGGCGCGCGGTGAGCTGTCCGGGGTCACCCCGGCCTCCGCCCAGGCCGGCTACGACGCGGTCGTCGAGCGGCTCGGGGACGCCGAGCCGCGGGTGGACGTGGTCGACGTCCAGACCAGCGGGGACGACCGCGCCACCGCCGTGCTGGGCTGGACCTGGCCGTTCGGCCCCGACGGGTGGAGCTATGAGACCGAGGCGCCGCTGCGCCTGGTCGACGAGGAGTGGGAGACCGCATGGTCCCCGGCGCTCGTCGAGCCCTCGCTCACCGACGGCGAGCTGCTCGCGACCACCACTGTCGACCCGCCGCGCGGACAGATCCTGGGCGCCCGCGGGCTCGCGCTGGTCACCGACCGTCCGGTGCTGCGACTCGGCGTCGACCGCGGCGCCGTCTCCGCGCCCGCCGCGGTCGGCGCGGCCCGGACCCTCGCCGGCCTGGTCGGGATCGAGGTCGCGCCGTACGTCAAGCAGGTGCGCGCCGCCGGCCCGAAGGCCTTCGTCGAGGCGATCACCTACCGGCGCGACGACGTCCCCGCGGCGGTGGCGCGGCGCTACCCGACCGTCCCCGGAGTGCTCGCCATCCCCGACGAGCGGCCGCTGGCGCCGACCCGTGAGTTCGCGGCCCCCATCCTCGGCACCGTCGGTCCGGTGACCGCGGAGATGGTCGCCGAGGACCCCGCGGCCCACCAGCCCGGCGATCAGGCCGGGCTCTCCGGTCTCCAGGCCCGCTACGACGAGCAGCTGCGTGGCACCCCTGGCGTCGTGGTCAACGCGATCTCCGACGACCCCGCGGGCGGCGACGACGAGCGCGAGCTGTTCCGCTCCGAGCCCGTCCCCGGGGAGGACCTGCGGCTCACCCTCGACGCGGACCTCCAGGTCGAGGCCGAGTCCCTGCTCGCGGACATCGGCCCGGCCAGCGCGCTGGTCGCGCTCCAGCCCAGCACCGGCAACCTCCTTGCCGCTGCCAACGGCCCCGGCGCCGGCGGGTACAACATCGCCACCTTCGGGCAGTTCGCGCCCGGGTCGACCTTCAAGGCCGTGAGCAGCCTGGCGCTGCTGCGGGCCGGGCTGACCCCGGACAGCACCGTGCCGTGCACCGCGACCCTCACCGTCGACGGCAAGCGCTTCAAGAACTACTCCGACTACCCGGCCGGGGCGCTGGGCCGGGTCCCGCTGCGCACGGCTGTCGCGAACTCCTGCAACACCGCCTTCATCTCCCAGCGCGACCAGCTGGGGGAGACCGACCTCGCCGACGCCGCGGCCTCGCTCGGGCTGGGTCGCGACCACGACCTCGGCTTCCCGGCGTACTTCGGCAGCGTGGAGCCGCCGGCGTCGCAGACCGAGGCCGCCGCGAACCTGATCGGGCAGGGCAGGATCCTGGCCTCGCCGATGGCGATGGCGGCGGTCGTCGGCACGGTCCAGCACGGCGCGCCGGTGGTGCCGCGGATGATCGAGGGCGTCGAGGTCGCGCCCCCCGGGGACGTCGAGCCGCTCACCGCGGCCCAGACCCGGGCCCTGCAGGGCATGCTCCGGGCGGTCGTGACCGAGGGCAGCGGCCGGGCGCTGGCCGACCTGCCGGGGCCGCCGGTGATCGCGAAGACCGGGACGGCCGAGTACGGCACCGGCGCGCGGCTCGGCACCCACGCCTGGATGGTGGCCGCCCAGGGCGACCTCGCGGTCGCGGTCTTCGTCGAGGAGGGCCAGTCCGGCTCCACGACCGCGGGCCCGGTCCTAGAGGCGTTCCTGCGCGCCGCCGGCTGA
- a CDS encoding MerR family transcriptional regulator, whose protein sequence is MKSAAWTGSVGDLAAKFGIGTHVLRHWEDVGLLQPARDAAGRRRYGVDDLVRVAVIVRNKQAGMTLEQIGVLLDAEANDRHRVLEAHLADLEQRMADMERSREMTLHALRCRAHDVATCPRFAAHVEDLVAGAGG, encoded by the coding sequence ATGAAGTCAGCTGCCTGGACCGGATCCGTGGGGGACCTGGCCGCCAAGTTCGGGATCGGCACGCACGTGCTTCGGCACTGGGAGGACGTCGGCCTGCTCCAGCCCGCCCGCGACGCGGCCGGCCGACGTCGCTACGGGGTCGACGACCTGGTCCGGGTGGCGGTGATCGTGCGCAACAAGCAGGCGGGCATGACCCTGGAGCAGATCGGGGTGCTGCTGGACGCGGAGGCGAACGACCGGCACCGGGTCCTGGAGGCTCACCTCGCGGACCTCGAGCAGCGGATGGCAGACATGGAGCGCTCCCGGGAGATGACGCTGCACGCGCTGCGCTGCCGGGCCCACGACGTCGCGACCTGCCCGCGCTTCGCAGCCCACGTCGAGGACCTGGTGGCGGGGGCCGGCGGCTGA
- a CDS encoding vWA domain-containing protein, producing the protein MLVLDSSGSMKEPASGGQTRIEAAKEALRTVVADLPADQEVGLRVYGAQVFSAQDAGACTDSQLVVDPAIDNRGELTKAVDAYQPHGETPTGYALQEAGKDLGSEGRRTIILVSDGEPTCEPDPCVVARELTKNGVDVRIDVVGLDVNGAAREQLQCVAGAGAGTYYDVGSAEELADSLIRVTRRAARPYAAIGTPVTGATSPEQAPEIEPGDWLDRGELAAPEKHYRVQRTLESSTILTSVAFRTSRTGPDYVDVRLTTPDGASCGSASSVGSSNRLVSEATAASIFEGPDDPCLTSEELILVASYRGTAEEVPMEVKVTELPEVTNLDELQPAPTTATWVRPGGGPRTEVTGGTSFGDAEALTPGSYQGAIVPGETLTFTVEADWGQQVDAVAHYPALAGAAGQAAEGGPHTIMEVYSPSRAPAQAASTDQPIQNDVLLLTDGSTETAVTTGAISLANLDGRTDFPGSEAGAYTVTLYLEDTEENPSIAVPFELDLAVTGAPAGQPEFVETPIGGAEETPSEEPTATPEQEDTQEAAGAEADDEGGIPLVAAVGAAGAVVLVLLAVAVLLLSRRRRT; encoded by the coding sequence ATGCTGGTGCTCGACTCCTCCGGCTCGATGAAGGAGCCGGCCTCGGGCGGCCAGACCAGGATCGAGGCGGCCAAGGAGGCGCTGCGCACGGTCGTGGCCGACCTCCCGGCCGACCAGGAGGTGGGGCTGCGCGTCTACGGCGCTCAGGTCTTCTCCGCCCAGGACGCGGGCGCCTGCACCGACTCCCAGCTCGTGGTCGACCCGGCCATCGACAACCGCGGCGAGCTCACGAAGGCCGTGGACGCCTATCAGCCCCACGGGGAGACGCCGACCGGGTACGCGCTGCAGGAGGCCGGCAAGGACCTGGGCAGCGAAGGGCGACGCACGATCATCCTGGTCTCGGACGGCGAGCCCACCTGCGAGCCCGACCCCTGCGTGGTGGCTCGTGAGCTGACCAAGAACGGCGTGGACGTGCGCATCGACGTCGTGGGCCTGGACGTGAACGGCGCCGCGCGCGAGCAGCTGCAGTGCGTCGCCGGCGCCGGCGCCGGCACCTACTACGACGTCGGGAGCGCCGAGGAGCTCGCCGACTCCCTGATCCGGGTGACGCGACGAGCCGCCCGCCCGTACGCCGCCATCGGCACGCCGGTCACCGGCGCGACCTCCCCCGAGCAGGCGCCCGAGATCGAGCCCGGCGACTGGCTCGACCGCGGCGAGCTCGCCGCCCCCGAGAAGCACTACCGCGTCCAGCGGACGCTCGAGAGCTCCACGATCCTCACCAGCGTCGCCTTCCGCACCAGCCGCACAGGCCCCGACTACGTCGACGTCCGCCTGACGACCCCGGACGGCGCCTCGTGCGGCTCGGCGAGCAGCGTCGGCAGCAGCAACCGACTGGTGAGCGAGGCCACCGCCGCCTCGATCTTCGAGGGACCCGACGACCCGTGCCTCACCAGCGAGGAGCTGATCCTGGTCGCCAGCTACCGCGGCACGGCCGAGGAGGTGCCGATGGAGGTCAAGGTCACCGAGCTGCCCGAGGTCACCAACCTCGACGAGCTGCAGCCCGCCCCCACGACCGCCACCTGGGTGCGCCCCGGTGGAGGACCCCGCACCGAGGTCACCGGCGGCACCTCGTTCGGTGACGCCGAGGCGCTCACGCCCGGCAGCTACCAGGGCGCCATCGTCCCCGGCGAGACCCTGACGTTCACGGTGGAGGCCGACTGGGGTCAGCAGGTCGACGCCGTCGCCCACTATCCCGCCCTGGCCGGCGCCGCGGGCCAGGCCGCCGAGGGCGGGCCGCACACGATCATGGAGGTGTACTCCCCCAGCCGGGCACCGGCCCAGGCGGCGTCCACCGACCAGCCGATCCAGAACGACGTGCTGCTGCTCACCGACGGCAGCACCGAGACCGCGGTGACGACCGGGGCCATCAGCCTCGCGAATCTCGACGGCCGCACCGACTTCCCCGGCTCCGAGGCCGGCGCCTACACCGTCACCCTCTACCTGGAGGACACCGAGGAGAACCCCTCGATCGCCGTCCCGTTCGAGCTCGACCTCGCGGTCACCGGAGCGCCGGCGGGCCAGCCGGAGTTCGTCGAGACGCCGATCGGCGGCGCCGAGGAGACCCCGTCGGAGGAGCCGACCGCGACGCCCGAGCAGGAGGACACCCAGGAGGCCGCGGGCGCGGAGGCCGACGACGAGGGAGGGATCCCGCTGGTGGCGGCCGTAGGCGCGGCCGGGGCCGTCGTGCTCGTCCTGCTGGCCGTGGCCGTGCTCCTGCTGAGCAGGCGTCGCCGTACCTGA
- a CDS encoding NAD(P)/FAD-dependent oxidoreductase yields the protein MDDIQDPVLDPVLDCLVIGGGPAGLQAALTLGRLHRSVLLLDSGAYRNDPADAMHNMLGHDGTDPADLRAAARADLAAYPSVAVRDVAVRTVTAVDDGFRAELADGTAATGRRLVLATGLRDTLPDLPGLAPLFGNVAAHCPYCHGHEYAGTHVAILGSGPHVARVALLLERIAARITVLADGGELDPPTAALLDDAGVAVRPEPVTGVCRSAAGATLTLAGGPPEEVGGLFVAPTLSQAAPFADQLGLDLLPSGCVRVDLLGRTSRPGVYAAGDLAHVPELPMPMAAVLTAAAAGLVAATAVDGDRLAERVGLAPPA from the coding sequence GTGGACGACATCCAAGACCCCGTGCTGGACCCCGTGCTGGACTGCCTCGTGATCGGCGGCGGACCCGCCGGGCTGCAGGCGGCGCTGACGCTCGGCCGGCTGCACCGCTCGGTGCTGCTGCTCGACTCCGGCGCCTACCGCAACGACCCCGCCGACGCGATGCACAACATGCTCGGACACGACGGCACCGACCCCGCCGACCTGCGCGCGGCCGCCCGGGCCGACCTGGCGGCGTACCCGAGCGTGGCGGTCCGCGACGTCGCGGTGCGCACGGTCACGGCCGTCGACGACGGGTTCCGGGCCGAGCTGGCCGACGGGACCGCCGCCACCGGCCGCCGGCTCGTGCTCGCTACCGGCCTGCGCGACACGCTTCCGGACCTGCCCGGGCTGGCGCCGCTGTTCGGGAACGTCGCGGCTCACTGCCCCTACTGCCATGGCCACGAGTACGCCGGCACCCACGTCGCCATCCTCGGCAGCGGGCCGCACGTCGCCCGGGTCGCGCTACTGCTGGAGCGGATCGCGGCCCGGATCACGGTCCTGGCCGACGGCGGCGAGCTCGATCCCCCGACCGCTGCACTCCTCGACGACGCCGGCGTGGCGGTGCGCCCCGAGCCGGTCACCGGCGTGTGCCGCAGCGCCGCCGGCGCGACGTTGACCCTGGCCGGCGGACCGCCCGAGGAGGTGGGCGGGCTCTTCGTCGCCCCCACCCTCAGCCAGGCGGCGCCGTTCGCGGACCAGCTCGGCCTGGACCTGCTGCCGTCCGGATGCGTGCGGGTCGACCTGCTGGGGCGGACCAGCCGCCCCGGCGTGTACGCCGCGGGCGACCTCGCCCACGTGCCGGAGCTGCCGATGCCGATGGCGGCGGTGCTGACGGCGGCGGCCGCGGGCCTGGTGGCGGCCACGGCCGTGGACGGCGATCGGCTCGCCGAGCGGGTCGGGCTGGCACCGCCTGCCTAG
- a CDS encoding DoxX family protein: MTSRTSLLDAPPTSRPRTLARWLLGGVLVFAGVSHLTFAREEFSAQVPGWFPVDDGPVVVASGVVEISLGAALLGWARGRVSVGLVVAAFFVAIFPGNLAQYLEGNDGFGLDTDRKRLVRLFFQPLLVAWALWATGAWRDRPRRR; this comes from the coding sequence ATGACCTCCCGGACCTCGCTGCTCGACGCCCCGCCCACCTCGCGGCCCCGCACCCTGGCCCGCTGGCTGCTCGGCGGCGTCCTCGTCTTCGCCGGCGTCAGCCACCTGACCTTCGCGCGGGAGGAGTTCTCCGCCCAGGTTCCTGGCTGGTTCCCGGTCGACGACGGCCCGGTGGTGGTGGCGTCCGGCGTCGTCGAGATCTCGCTGGGCGCGGCCCTGCTCGGCTGGGCGCGCGGCCGGGTGTCGGTGGGGCTGGTCGTGGCGGCGTTCTTCGTCGCGATCTTCCCCGGCAACCTCGCCCAGTACCTCGAGGGCAACGACGGCTTCGGGCTCGACACCGACCGCAAGCGGCTGGTCCGGCTGTTCTTCCAGCCGTTGCTGGTCGCCTGGGCGCTGTGGGCCACCGGCGCCTGGCGGGACCGGCCGCGGCGGAGGTGA
- a CDS encoding DEAD/DEAH box helicase: MSTEDAVAQTPTFAELGLDEPVLKALRDVGYETPSAIQAATIPPLLAGRDVVGLAQTGTGKTAAFALPILSRLDVKQKAPQALVLAPTRELAIQVCEAFEKYASHLKGVHVLPVYGGQAYGVQLSALRRGVHVVVGTPGRIMDHLDKGTLDLSELRFLVLDEADEMLNMGFAEDVETILASTPEDKNVALFSATMPSQIRRISKKYLRDAQEITVKGKTATAANITQRYLLVSYPQKVDALTRILEVENFEGMIVFVRTKSETESLAEKLRARGFSAAAINGDVAQAQRERTVNQLKAAKLDILVATDVAARGLDVERISHVVNYDIPTDTESYVHRIGRTGRAGRSGQAISFVTPRERYLLKHIEKATRQPLQQMHLPTPEDVNTTRLSRFDDQITAALGQTERIEKFRDIIAHFVRHHDVPEADVAAALAVVAQGDEPLLLDPAAEKPIREARPERDRPERSASRERRGSDVPLATYRISVGKRHKVEPRQIVGAIANEGGLRRGDFGAISIRPDFSLVELPADLPEQVFEALRGTRISGKLIELTKDQGARSSAPRSSAPRSSAPDGDASDGDARARKPRHKG, encoded by the coding sequence GTGAGTACCGAAGACGCCGTCGCCCAGACTCCCACCTTCGCGGAGCTCGGTCTCGACGAACCCGTGCTCAAGGCACTGCGTGACGTCGGCTACGAGACCCCCTCCGCGATCCAGGCCGCGACGATCCCGCCGCTGCTGGCCGGCCGCGACGTCGTGGGCCTGGCCCAGACCGGCACCGGCAAGACCGCGGCGTTCGCGCTGCCGATCCTCTCCCGCCTCGACGTGAAGCAGAAGGCGCCCCAGGCGCTGGTGCTGGCGCCCACCCGGGAGCTTGCCATCCAGGTCTGCGAGGCGTTCGAGAAGTACGCCAGTCACCTCAAGGGCGTGCACGTGCTGCCCGTCTACGGCGGTCAGGCGTACGGCGTGCAGCTCTCCGCCCTGCGCCGCGGCGTGCACGTCGTGGTCGGCACCCCGGGCCGGATCATGGACCACCTCGACAAGGGCACCCTGGACCTCTCCGAGCTGCGCTTCCTGGTCCTCGACGAGGCCGACGAGATGCTCAACATGGGCTTCGCCGAGGACGTCGAGACGATCCTGGCGAGCACCCCCGAGGACAAGAACGTCGCGCTGTTCTCCGCGACGATGCCCAGCCAGATCCGCCGCATCTCCAAGAAGTACCTGCGCGACGCGCAGGAGATCACCGTCAAGGGCAAGACCGCGACCGCCGCGAACATCACCCAGCGCTACCTGCTGGTGAGCTACCCGCAGAAGGTCGACGCGCTGACCCGGATCCTCGAGGTCGAGAACTTCGAGGGCATGATCGTCTTCGTCCGCACCAAGAGCGAGACCGAGAGCCTGGCCGAGAAGCTGCGCGCCCGCGGGTTCAGCGCCGCCGCGATCAACGGTGACGTGGCCCAGGCCCAGCGCGAGCGGACCGTCAACCAGCTCAAGGCGGCCAAGCTCGACATCCTGGTCGCCACCGACGTCGCTGCCCGCGGCCTCGACGTCGAGCGGATCAGCCACGTCGTCAACTACGACATCCCCACCGACACCGAGTCCTACGTCCACCGCATCGGCCGCACCGGCCGCGCCGGACGCAGCGGCCAGGCGATCTCGTTCGTGACCCCCCGTGAGCGCTACCTGCTCAAGCACATCGAGAAGGCCACCCGGCAGCCGCTGCAGCAGATGCACCTGCCCACGCCCGAGGACGTCAACACGACCCGGCTCTCCCGCTTCGACGACCAGATCACCGCGGCGCTGGGCCAGACCGAGCGGATCGAGAAGTTCCGCGACATCATCGCCCACTTCGTGCGCCACCACGACGTCCCCGAGGCGGACGTCGCCGCGGCCCTCGCGGTCGTGGCCCAGGGCGACGAGCCGCTGCTGCTCGACCCGGCCGCCGAGAAGCCGATCCGCGAGGCGCGCCCCGAGCGCGACCGCCCGGAGCGCTCGGCCAGCCGCGAGCGCCGCGGCAGCGACGTCCCGCTGGCGACGTACCGGATCAGCGTCGGCAAGCGCCACAAGGTCGAGCCGCGCCAGATCGTCGGCGCGATCGCCAACGAGGGCGGCCTGCGTCGCGGGGACTTCGGGGCCATCTCGATCCGACCGGACTTCTCGCTCGTCGAGCTGCCGGCGGACCTGCCCGAGCAGGTCTTCGAGGCGCTGCGCGGCACCCGGATCTCCGGCAAGCTGATCGAGCTGACCAAGGACCAGGGCGCCCGATCCTCGGCCCCGCGGTCCTCCGCCCCGCGCTCCTCCGCCCCGGACGGTGACGCCTCCGACGGCGACGCCCGGGCCCGCAAGCCGCGCCACAAGGGCTGA
- the glmS gene encoding glutamine--fructose-6-phosphate transaminase (isomerizing) — protein MCGIVGYVGSQQAAPLLLEGLTRLEHRGYDSAGIGVLSGSGLKVAKRAGRVRDLAASLPARFPGRVGIGHTRWATHGPPTDANAHPQVDAAGRVAVVHNGIIDNAAALRRRLSDEGVPLASDTDTEVIAHLVARSVAATLEERVAAALALVEGTYGLAIVHADFPDRIVVARNGSPLLIGVGDKEMYVASDLAALVRYTTTVAHLQDGEMATVTAAGFTTYRQDLTATVTPAEELDIDPGAYDVGEHDSFMHKEMLEQPDSAEHVLRGRLDDRFGTAHLGGLGLDARETREVRRVKVLGCGSAYYVGEMGASLIEELARVPADAEAASEFRYRNPVIDPDTLYVAVSQSGETADTLLAVQEIRRKGGRVVGLVNVVGSAIARECDGGIYLHAGPEVAVASTKALTNMFLGFALLALQLGRVRDLSIADGHRLIAGLRALPAQIGEVLKRQEELRPLAEQLAAAESLFFVGRVRGYPVAREGAQKFKEISYRHAEAYPTSELKHGPLALVSPAVPTVAIVPDDELVERNVGALHEIAARGGPLVVVTHAGVDLGEVAERPDVHRIDVPASERELDPILLTIPLQLLAYQAAVHLGHDVDKPRNLAKSVTVE, from the coding sequence ATGTGCGGAATCGTCGGCTACGTCGGCAGCCAGCAGGCCGCTCCCCTGCTCCTGGAGGGCCTGACCCGGCTCGAGCACCGCGGCTACGACTCGGCCGGGATCGGCGTGCTGTCCGGCAGCGGGCTCAAGGTGGCCAAGCGGGCCGGCCGGGTGCGGGACCTCGCCGCCAGCCTGCCCGCCCGGTTCCCCGGCCGGGTCGGGATCGGGCACACCCGCTGGGCCACCCACGGACCGCCCACCGACGCCAACGCCCACCCGCAGGTGGACGCGGCGGGGCGCGTCGCCGTGGTGCACAACGGGATCATCGACAACGCCGCCGCGTTGCGCCGGCGGCTCAGCGACGAGGGCGTCCCGCTCGCCTCGGACACCGACACCGAGGTGATCGCCCACCTCGTGGCCCGCTCGGTCGCCGCGACGCTCGAGGAGCGGGTCGCCGCGGCGCTCGCGCTGGTCGAGGGCACCTACGGGCTCGCGATCGTGCACGCGGACTTCCCCGACCGGATCGTCGTCGCCCGCAACGGCAGCCCCCTGCTCATCGGGGTGGGGGACAAGGAGATGTACGTCGCCTCGGACCTGGCGGCGCTGGTGCGCTACACGACGACGGTCGCCCACCTCCAGGACGGCGAGATGGCCACGGTCACCGCCGCCGGCTTCACGACGTACCGCCAGGACCTGACCGCGACCGTGACACCGGCCGAGGAGCTCGACATCGACCCGGGGGCCTACGACGTCGGGGAGCACGACTCGTTCATGCACAAGGAGATGCTCGAGCAGCCGGACTCGGCCGAGCACGTCCTGCGCGGCCGCCTCGACGACCGGTTCGGCACCGCGCACCTGGGCGGGCTGGGGCTCGACGCCCGCGAGACCCGGGAGGTACGCCGGGTCAAGGTGCTCGGCTGCGGCTCGGCCTACTACGTCGGTGAGATGGGTGCCTCGCTCATCGAGGAGCTGGCCCGGGTCCCCGCGGACGCCGAGGCGGCCAGCGAGTTCCGCTACCGCAACCCGGTCATCGATCCGGACACCCTCTACGTCGCGGTCAGCCAGTCCGGGGAGACCGCCGACACGCTGCTGGCCGTGCAGGAGATCCGCCGCAAGGGCGGGCGGGTCGTCGGCCTGGTCAACGTGGTCGGCAGCGCGATCGCCCGCGAGTGCGACGGCGGCATCTACCTGCACGCCGGGCCCGAGGTCGCGGTCGCCTCCACCAAGGCGCTGACCAACATGTTCCTCGGGTTCGCGCTGCTGGCGCTGCAGCTGGGCCGGGTCCGGGACCTCTCGATCGCCGACGGGCACCGGCTGATCGCCGGGCTGCGGGCGCTGCCCGCCCAGATCGGGGAGGTCCTCAAGCGGCAGGAGGAGCTCCGGCCGCTCGCCGAGCAGCTGGCCGCCGCCGAGAGCCTGTTCTTCGTCGGCCGGGTCCGCGGCTACCCGGTCGCGCGGGAGGGGGCGCAGAAGTTCAAGGAGATCAGCTACCGCCACGCCGAGGCCTATCCGACCTCCGAGCTCAAGCACGGGCCGCTGGCCCTGGTCTCCCCGGCCGTCCCGACCGTCGCGATCGTGCCCGACGACGAGCTGGTCGAGCGCAACGTGGGGGCGCTGCACGAGATCGCCGCCCGCGGCGGCCCGCTGGTGGTCGTGACCCACGCCGGCGTCGACCTCGGGGAGGTCGCGGAGCGCCCGGACGTGCACCGCATCGACGTACCGGCCAGCGAGCGGGAGCTGGACCCGATCCTGCTCACGATCCCGCTGCAGCTGCTCGCCTACCAGGCGGCCGTGCACCTCGGTCACGACGTGGACAAGCCGCGCAACCTGGCCAAGTCCGTGACCGTGGAGTGA
- a CDS encoding YceI family protein, translating to MSIFGRKTATETVFDAGTSAVSDLTGDYTIDSSHSYIGFSARHAMVTTVRGAFKEFEGTAHLDTTNPAASSVRLVIQTASIDTGSADRDGHLVSADFFDAAAHPEIVFVSTAVEKVDDDTWAVTGDLSLHGVTKSLTIAFDETGSAQDPFGNLRVGFEGGTAINRKDWGLTWNAALETGGVLVSEKIKLDFDISAIKSA from the coding sequence ATGAGCATCTTCGGCCGCAAGACCGCCACCGAGACCGTCTTCGACGCCGGCACCTCCGCCGTCTCCGACCTGACCGGCGACTACACGATCGACTCCAGCCACAGCTACATCGGCTTCAGCGCCCGCCACGCGATGGTCACCACCGTGCGCGGCGCCTTCAAGGAGTTCGAGGGCACCGCGCACCTCGACACCACGAACCCGGCCGCCTCCTCGGTGCGCCTGGTGATCCAGACCGCGAGCATCGACACCGGCTCGGCCGACCGCGACGGCCATCTGGTCTCCGCGGACTTCTTCGACGCCGCGGCCCACCCCGAGATCGTCTTCGTCTCCACCGCCGTCGAGAAGGTCGACGACGACACCTGGGCCGTCACCGGCGACCTGAGCCTGCACGGAGTGACCAAGTCCCTCACGATCGCCTTCGACGAGACCGGCTCGGCCCAGGACCCGTTCGGCAACCTGCGCGTCGGGTTCGAGGGCGGCACCGCCATCAACCGCAAGGACTGGGGCCTGACCTGGAACGCCGCGCTGGAGACCGGCGGCGTCCTGGTCTCGGAGAAGATCAAGCTCGACTTCGACATCTCGGCGATCAAGAGCGCCTGA
- a CDS encoding GNAT family N-acetyltransferase — translation MDTAPQHHDPARDLPPGLVWRPLEPTDLRAVYELMAASEREDLGEVLIEEADLVADWQRPSYDLAASSVAVLDGARMVGYAEAAGGDRGDAAVHPAYRGRGIGVWLAHRMQDLARAQGATTIGMPVPEGSPGDRLLAALGYRQRWTSWVLRLPPGATVPERPLPAGYAVRAAREDEHRACWTVLEDAFLEWSERDRQSFEDFTATVLRRPGFEPWQLRVVLDPAGAVAGCALVLLSADTGFVDRLATRADQRHRGLAQALLVDAFAVAREHGAGVAELSTDSRTGALALYEKVGMEVTSTWVNRAIDL, via the coding sequence ATGGACACCGCGCCGCAGCACCACGACCCGGCCCGGGACCTGCCGCCCGGGCTGGTCTGGCGGCCGCTCGAGCCGACCGACCTGCGCGCCGTCTACGAGCTGATGGCGGCCTCGGAGCGCGAGGACCTCGGTGAGGTCCTGATCGAGGAGGCCGACCTGGTCGCGGACTGGCAGCGCCCGTCCTACGACCTGGCCGCCAGCTCGGTCGCCGTCCTCGACGGCGCCCGGATGGTCGGGTACGCCGAGGCGGCGGGCGGCGACCGCGGGGACGCGGCCGTGCACCCGGCGTACCGCGGCCGGGGCATCGGCGTCTGGCTGGCACACCGGATGCAGGACCTGGCCCGCGCGCAGGGCGCCACGACGATCGGCATGCCGGTGCCCGAGGGCTCCCCGGGCGACCGGCTGCTCGCCGCGCTGGGCTACCGGCAGCGGTGGACCAGCTGGGTGCTGCGGCTGCCGCCGGGCGCGACGGTGCCGGAGCGGCCGCTGCCCGCGGGGTACGCCGTACGCGCCGCCCGCGAGGACGAGCACCGCGCCTGCTGGACCGTCCTCGAGGACGCGTTCCTGGAGTGGTCCGAGCGCGACCGGCAGTCCTTCGAGGACTTCACAGCCACCGTGCTGCGGCGTCCCGGCTTCGAGCCCTGGCAGCTGCGCGTCGTGCTGGACCCGGCCGGCGCCGTGGCCGGCTGCGCACTGGTCCTGCTCAGCGCCGACACCGGCTTCGTGGACCGCCTGGCCACCCGGGCCGACCAGCGCCACCGCGGCCTCGCCCAGGCGCTGCTCGTCGACGCGTTCGCCGTCGCCCGGGAGCACGGCGCCGGCGTCGCGGAGCTGAGCACCGACAGCCGGACCGGCGCCCTGGCGCTCTACGAGAAGGTCGGCATGGAGGTCACCTCGACCTGGGTCAACCGCGCGATCGACCTGTGA